In Paenibacillus xylanilyticus, the genomic window CGGTCACGGGTGGCCTGGTCTCTTCCGCCACTCGGCTGCGTATGACCTCTGCATACTCGAGTGCCTGGCGGATTCCCAGCTGCGGTACGTAAATGGCCAGCTCTTCGCCACCCCACCGGGCACAGATATCATCGGAACGAACGGAGGATTTAACAATATCACTAACCTGCTTCAGCACCTGGTCCCCGGTTTGATGGCCAAACGTGTCGTTCACCTGTTTGAACTGATCGATATCAACCACAATTAATGAACCACAGAATTCATGGGCCTGCTTTTCGTGAATGACACTATCGAGATAATGTCTGACGTACAGTCCAGTTAACATATCAAGGTTGGCCAAACGGCGAACCTCTGCATGCAGCGTTGCATTGGATAGAGCAAGTCCTACGTGAATGGACAGCATCTGCAGCAGACGATAATTATCGTATGAGAAATACTGCGGTTTGGGATGACCCAGCAAAATGGTTCCCTTCACTTGACCGTTGACTCGAATTGGTGAAGCCATCAGTGACATTGAGCTGGTAATCTCCATAAACACGGAAGACACTTTGGTGTACTGTGCATAATTGGACAGAATGAGCGGTTCTTCTGTCTGATACAGCAGACCAGCGATACCGTAATCCAGCGAAAAGGATTTATGACGCATTTCCCCAATATTGGATGACATCACTTCGAAACGATTCGTGGTGTCATTCAATTGAAGAATACAACAGGATTCAGCTTGAAAAATATCCTTTAACTCCAACTCGGCCATTTTATAAATTTCTTTCAATTGCAGACTTCTATTTAGACGTTGTGTCAAATCATTGATTAGACGAAGTTCCTGAATCAACATGTTCGATTGCTCATGTAATTTGGCATTCTCAAAGGCAGTTCCTGCCATATCCGCCATCATGGTGATAAGCTGCAAGTCGGGCTCCTCCATGAGCTCGTCATTCATCTCGATGTGAAACACACCATAGATACCCTGCTTCCCCTTGAGCGGAAGTCCGACCTCCACAATAGAGTTATCCTCCTGATCAGAGCGAATAACTATCGTTTGTCCATCTTTAAATGAACGGAGACAAATATCTTCCCCATGTTCATGGACAAGCAAAGGTCTGATTCTCGGATTGGAACTATTGCGATCTTGGGACATGTACAGATTCATGCGTGTGGTCGGATACAAGTAATCGATACTGTCAAATACCTCGTCCAATATGGCATCCACGTCCATTTTGTCATGCATCCGCTGCACGATCTGAAAAAGAATGGACCTCCGGTGCTCTTCACGCGCCGTTTGCTCATGAGCTTTTAGCAGATCTGCCATAAATATGTATTCAAATCTTCGGTAAAAGCAAGTACGATAATGCGCTGCCTCAGATCGAACAATCTCTTCAGACCTTTCATAACGAAGAGGCTCGTAAATGAAAGCTGTAAACACGGCGAACATATCCTTGTTGATTCTGGAAAACAGAGGCTCCGCAATGTATAGGAAATCCCCGTGTTCATCTGAACCCCGCATTGATTCCGCCCGTCCAGTTTCAAGACACATCATGACCGTCTGAACTGATTCAGGCCTGTCCATAGACTCATCGGCGGTCGTCGCTACACAATTACCTTCTGTATTCCATACGCTGTAAATCGCAGATGATGCGCTCCAGTTCGAATCATGCTGAGTCAGCCAATCCGTATAGGCTTGCTGCAGCAAGTTTTTCAAATATGAGAAATCAAAAGGTGTAATATCCATTTGCTGCATCCAGAACGCATGCTCATTGCGCTGAGCTGCAGAAGATGCGGAATCGCCCGAACTTGGCGAATGCATGCTGGCTGGTAAACTTCCTAGATGTTCTAACATGTCAGGCGCTCCTTTGCACCGTTTTTGCAACCTCTAATGGGATGCATTAATCTGCAGACGTTATCGCAAACCTGCAAAAACCTTACGATAACCTTAATGTACATGATCATTTAAAGTTAAGATACATTCTATTTTACTCTCTTTATTGCTTTTTTGCATCCATATTTCAGAAAATTGTCCCATTTTTTTGGGCCTAATGACCTATCGACAAATTTAGACTTTTTTTTGCCTTTCTCCTACTCTTGACTTTGTCTCTTTTAAACTGTAATATAAATTGTTGATGAAGACTACTAATGGGTCTTTAAATTTGGGCATTACCGGTTGTGTCACCCTCATTCTTTTTGTTGCTTTCAGGACAGCGGCTGAACTTTCCTGATTGACGTATGTGTGGCCTAGCCCGCATCAACAAATTGGAGCGCAAACAGAGCCCTATATGAACTTTAACTAAAAAGGAGCTACTATAAACATGGCACGTTACACTGGTCCTAAATTTAAATTGAGCCGTCGCCTCGGCATTTCCCTGAGCGGAACAGGCAAAGAATTGAAACGTCCTTTCCCTCCAGGTCAGCACGGAGCTAACCAACGCAGAAAAATGAGCAACTACGGTATGCAGTTGCAAGAAAAACAAAAACTTCGCCACATGTACGGTTTGGGCGAAAAACAATTCCGCACTCTTTTTGCTAGAGCGCAAAAAATGCAAGGTATCGCCGGTGAAAACTTCATGTTCTTGCTTGAGTGCCGCCTTGACAACCTCGTTTACCGTCTTGGATTTGCTAACTCCCGTGCAGGAGCACGTCAGTTGGTATCCCACGGTCACGTAACAGTAAACGGTAAAAAAGTCGATATCGCTTCTTACCAAGTAAGCACTGGCGATGTAATCGGCCTGCGTGAAAGAAGCCGCGGTCTTTCTTCCGTTAAGGAAGCTTTGGAAAACCGTTCGCATCTTCCAGCATACCTTGAATTCAACGACGCTGCTGTAGAAGGTAAATACATCCGTCTGCCTGAGCGTTCCGAGTTGTCCCAAGATATCGACGAAAAACAAATCGTCGAGTTCTACAACCGTTAATCGTTGGAATTTCGGTAAAGCATCACACAAAAAGCGATTCGAGATTTTCTCGGATCGCTTTTTTGTTGTCTGCAAATTTTTGCATACAGGATTTAGTAGGCATGAAAAATTTCAAATTCCATAAAATAATGGCAATTTTCGACCATTGCTTGTATTTCTCAGGCATGCAAACCCGCCTTTTTATGCTATAATAAGTGCTGTTAAAAGGAGGAAGACACTGAATGGTTGATGTTAATAAGAAAAAGCCCGATGAACAGCCTGCCCGCAAGCGCAGCTTCGCCCGCAGACTGGGCAGTGTCGCCAAATGGATGGTTGTCCTGGGTTTTATGGGGGCGCTATTTGTAGGTGGTGCTCTGATGGGATACGTCAGTTCCATTGTAAAAGACGAGCCCGTCCGCTCCAGGGCCCTGATTGAACAAAAAGTCAGCGAAAACTCCATCACAGGCTTTGCTTACTTTGCCGACGGTAGCCCGATCGGTCAATTACGTACGGAAGAAGACAGGCGTCCGGTCACCTTTGACCAGATACCACAGAAAGTTATTGATGCTGTCATATCGATTGAAGACAATCATTTTTACGAACATAAAGGTGTAGATATGAGCGGAACGCTCCGAGCCGTGAAGCAGAAGGTGCTGAAAGAGTCTGTGCAAACGGGCGGAAGTACGCTGACTCAGCAATTGGCACGGCGTGTGTTCTTGAATCTGGATCGTACCGAGGACCGCAAAGTCAAGGAGATACTGCTGTCCTTGCGACTTGAACGATTCCTGACCAAGAACGAGATCATGACCGCGTATCTGAATAAAGTTCCTTTTGGTAACGGCTCCAGTGGATATAACGTGTATGGCATCAAGGCAGCTGCCAAAGGATTGTTCAACATTAATGATCTGGAGAAAATAAACACGGCTCAGGCAGCCTATCTTGCCGGATTGCCTCAGCTCCCCTCCTCTTACTCAGCCTTTAACGGAAAAGGCGACTTTGTAGAGGATAATTTTGAGCGTGCAATCAACCGCCAGCATCTGGTATTACGTCGTATGCTTGAGCTTGGCAAAATCAATCAAACCGAGTATGACGAAGCTATTGCTTTTGATATCAAGAGTTCACTGGCACCGAAAACCGTCAAGGCTTACAACACTTATCCATATCTTATGATGGAAACCGAACGCCAGGCTGCACAAATTTTGATGAAACAAATGAATGCTGACACAGCAGCTGAAGGAAATTCCGAAGGTTCAGATTCTACCGAGGATGGAACCCAAAAGGAAAGCAGTGCTCTGCTCGAAGAAGCTCAGCAGCAATTGCGTACAGGTGGTTATCGCATATACACAACGATTAACAAAAGTGTGTACAAAACCATGCGTACCATTGCCGAGAATGACAGCAATTTTGCTGCAGACGATCCCAAAAAAGGAAAAGAACAGACTGCAGCCATCATGATTGATCACAAAACCGGGGCTATCCTGGGCATGATTGAAGGCCGAAGCTTCCAGGATGAACAGATGAACTATGCAACCCAGATGGTGCGTCAGCCAGGTTCGACAATGAAGCCTATTGCCGCCTACCTGCCTGCTCTGGAAGAAGGACTGGTTCAACCAGCGTCCATCATTGATGATTCACCGATCATTCTTAAGGATGGAGGCTCAAACGGCTTCCATATTCCGAAGAATGCGAACAATCGCTATCAGGGACTTGTAACCGCTCGTAGAGCGCTGAACTATTCCCTGAACGTTCCTGCGCTGAAACTCTTCAATGAAGACGTCGGGATCGAAAAAGCCTGGGCATTCTCCAAGAAGCTTGGCATAACGACCATTCAGCAGCAGGACTATCAGGCTCAGACGGGTGTTCTCGGGGGACTCCAGTACGGTGTAACCGTGGAAGAACTCACGAATGCTTACGGAGCTATTGCGAACAATGGGGTATATAACGACTCATACATGATTAGCAAAATTGTAGACTCCAAAGGAAATATCGTTTATAAGCATGAATCCGAACCTGTTCAGGCATTTTCCGAACAGACAGCGTACCTGATGACAGATATGTTAAGAACCGTAATTACCGAAGGTACTGCGGATAAGGTTCGCGAAACGTATAAATATACGAAAAGTGCACCTGTCGTAGGAAAAACCGGTTCAACGCAAAACTATGCGGATGTCTGGTTTGAAGGCTATACGCCTGATGTTACGCTTGGTGTGTGGGTTGGATACAAACAGCCTGTGAACACCCTTGAAACCAAATCTCAGCGTAAACGTGCCCAGCAGCTCTGGTCTCAGATTATGAATGAAGTCGTTGCTACCGACAAGGAACTGTTCGTGACGGATTCATTCAAGAAACCATCGGGCATTGAAACACGTACAGTATCTGCTTATAGCGGCAAATTGCCAACATCACTGACTGACAAATTTGTAACAGATATTTTCAACAGCAAATTTATTCCCAAAGATAGTGATGATGGTGTCGCCAAAGCAAAATACATTACCTACAATGGTGTAAACTACATCCCTCGTGATGAAACACCTAGCGACATGCTGAAGGAGAAGACGGTTATTAAACGCAAGAAACCGATCTCCGATCTGATCAAGGAATTGCAAAATGCATTCTCACGGATGAGCCGGCACGAATCCCTTGCCTATTACCTGCCAGAAGATGCGGATGCAGACATGCCAACACAAGTCGACCCGAGATCGGACAATGGCAAGGCACCAGATGCACCAGGAAATGTGCGGATATCCGTAGCTAATGGCAAAGCTGTAATTACATTTAACGCTACGCCTGAAAATGACGTTGTCGGATATCGGTTGTATCGCTCCGTAAATGGTGCCGGCTTCCAGAACCAGGGCCAAGTTGTCCTGACAGGTGAATCCAGATCATTTACAGCATACGCACAGGGCGGGAATTTCACCTTCTATGTCACTGCTGTCGATGTAGCCGGCAAAGAGTCTGCTCCTAGTGCTACGGTTAGCAGTGCAGGAGTGTCAGATCCACTCCCGGATGAGGAAGTAAAAGAACCGATCAATGTTCCTGGAACCATCGTTGAGCCGGAAGAAAATGAAAACACTGACGCTGCAACCACCGTTCCAGGTACCCCTGGACAGGTTAGCGTAGCAGCGCTCACCCAAGGATTGCGCATTCAATGGGCCTCCAATCCGGAGAGCGATGGTGTGCAGAGCTATGCCGTCTATTACAGTGAAACGGGCTCTGCCCCTTACACCAAGATTGGCACAACTTCGGGTACCTCAATGGATTACGGTGTACCTGCCTCTGCTAGCGGATGGTTCAAAGTATCTGCCATCAACAGTGTAGGAGAATCCGAACCCTCTGTTGCTGTCCCATATCAACCGTAAGGATGCCGTAACGCACGTTTTTTAAGCCCCCACCCTCTCATTAGAGGATGGGGGCTTTTCTCATAATAAAAAGCCTGATCTGCATCTTACGCAAATCAGGCTTGTTCCTTAAAATACAGGCACCGCGTATTCAATAATTAATCTTCATCGGTTATTAATCTTCAATGGTGGACAGGTCACCTGTCGGCAAATCGAGCTCCCATGCCTTCAGCACACGTCGCATGATTTTACCGGAACGAGTCTTGGGCAGTTTATCCTTAAACTCGATCTCTCGCGGAGCTGCATGAGCAGACAAGCCCTCTTTTACAAATCGATAGATCTCTTCCTTCAACTCAGGAGTCGCTTCATAGCCCTCACGCAGCGCTACAAACGCCTTGATAATCTCTCCGCGTGTTACATCCGGCTTACCGATAACTCCGGCCTCTGCAACGGCAGGATGCTCTACGAGCTTACTCTCCACCTCAAACGGACCAATACGTTCTCCGGAAGAATTGATTACATCATCAATCCGGCCCTGGAACCAGAAATACCCTTCTTCGTCCATATACGCCGAATCCCCGGATACATACCAGCCAGACAGCCTGAAATATTCATCATATTTGGCCGGGTTGTTCCAAATCTTCGCCATCATGGATGGCCAAGGTGTACGTATGGCGAGGTTCCCCATGCTGTATGGAGGAAGTTCCTGTCCCCGGTCATCGATAATGGCTGCTTCAATACCAGGCAGCGGCCGCCCCATTGAACCAGGCTTAATCGGCATCTCCGGATAGTTACATATCAGCTGTGCTCCGGTCTCTGTCATCCACCAGGTATCATGAATTCGCTGACCATAGGCTTTCCATCCCCAACGTACTACTTCGGGATTGAGCGGTTCTCCAACCGACATTACATGCCGCAAGCTGCTGAGATCATGTTGTGCAATAGTCTCATCCCCTGCACCCATCAGCATACGGAACGCGGTCGGCGCACTGTACCAGACACTCACTTTATTTTTCTCAATGGTGCTGTACCAATCCTGCGGGCTGAACCGGCCCCCACGAATAACATTGGTCACTCCATTCAGCCACGGAGCAAAAATTCCGTAAGAGGTACCTGTTACCCAGCCCGGATCAGCCGTACACCAGTACACGTCATTTTCCCGTAAATCAAGAACGACCTTGCCTGTATAGTAATGCTGAATCATGGCATTTTGGACGTGATAGACCCCCTTAGGCTTGCCCGTAGAGCCCGATGTATAGTGAATA contains:
- the rpsD gene encoding 30S ribosomal protein S4, with the protein product MARYTGPKFKLSRRLGISLSGTGKELKRPFPPGQHGANQRRKMSNYGMQLQEKQKLRHMYGLGEKQFRTLFARAQKMQGIAGENFMFLLECRLDNLVYRLGFANSRAGARQLVSHGHVTVNGKKVDIASYQVSTGDVIGLRERSRGLSSVKEALENRSHLPAYLEFNDAAVEGKYIRLPERSELSQDIDEKQIVEFYNR
- a CDS encoding diguanylate cyclase, producing the protein MLEHLGSLPASMHSPSSGDSASSAAQRNEHAFWMQQMDITPFDFSYLKNLLQQAYTDWLTQHDSNWSASSAIYSVWNTEGNCVATTADESMDRPESVQTVMMCLETGRAESMRGSDEHGDFLYIAEPLFSRINKDMFAVFTAFIYEPLRYERSEEIVRSEAAHYRTCFYRRFEYIFMADLLKAHEQTAREEHRRSILFQIVQRMHDKMDVDAILDEVFDSIDYLYPTTRMNLYMSQDRNSSNPRIRPLLVHEHGEDICLRSFKDGQTIVIRSDQEDNSIVEVGLPLKGKQGIYGVFHIEMNDELMEEPDLQLITMMADMAGTAFENAKLHEQSNMLIQELRLINDLTQRLNRSLQLKEIYKMAELELKDIFQAESCCILQLNDTTNRFEVMSSNIGEMRHKSFSLDYGIAGLLYQTEEPLILSNYAQYTKVSSVFMEITSSMSLMASPIRVNGQVKGTILLGHPKPQYFSYDNYRLLQMLSIHVGLALSNATLHAEVRRLANLDMLTGLYVRHYLDSVIHEKQAHEFCGSLIVVDIDQFKQVNDTFGHQTGDQVLKQVSDIVKSSVRSDDICARWGGEELAIYVPQLGIRQALEYAEVIRSRVAEETRPPVTVSSGIAEWNWMDDKVSVESLFYRADMALYEAKHNGRNRIVLEEQEVTR
- the acsA gene encoding acetate--CoA ligase, whose product is MSQAHGEMLQTVVSESNLGDYTEARSRFDWESVERHFTWHASGKVNMAHEAIDRHVLEGRGGRTALLYSDASREEAYTFADLSEQSNRFGNVLRKYGIVRGDRVFIFMPRSPELYFSLLGVLKAGAIAGPLFEAFMETAVKDRLEDSGAVALVTTPELLGRIKRAELPELKHIFVVGGGTQTEEGLIDFDAEMSAASDDMEVEWLNREDGLLIHYTSGSTGKPKGVYHVQNAMIQHYYTGKVVLDLRENDVYWCTADPGWVTGTSYGIFAPWLNGVTNVIRGGRFSPQDWYSTIEKNKVSVWYSAPTAFRMLMGAGDETIAQHDLSSLRHVMSVGEPLNPEVVRWGWKAYGQRIHDTWWMTETGAQLICNYPEMPIKPGSMGRPLPGIEAAIIDDRGQELPPYSMGNLAIRTPWPSMMAKIWNNPAKYDEYFRLSGWYVSGDSAYMDEEGYFWFQGRIDDVINSSGERIGPFEVESKLVEHPAVAEAGVIGKPDVTRGEIIKAFVALREGYEATPELKEEIYRFVKEGLSAHAAPREIEFKDKLPKTRSGKIMRRVLKAWELDLPTGDLSTIED
- a CDS encoding penicillin-binding protein 1A, producing MVDVNKKKPDEQPARKRSFARRLGSVAKWMVVLGFMGALFVGGALMGYVSSIVKDEPVRSRALIEQKVSENSITGFAYFADGSPIGQLRTEEDRRPVTFDQIPQKVIDAVISIEDNHFYEHKGVDMSGTLRAVKQKVLKESVQTGGSTLTQQLARRVFLNLDRTEDRKVKEILLSLRLERFLTKNEIMTAYLNKVPFGNGSSGYNVYGIKAAAKGLFNINDLEKINTAQAAYLAGLPQLPSSYSAFNGKGDFVEDNFERAINRQHLVLRRMLELGKINQTEYDEAIAFDIKSSLAPKTVKAYNTYPYLMMETERQAAQILMKQMNADTAAEGNSEGSDSTEDGTQKESSALLEEAQQQLRTGGYRIYTTINKSVYKTMRTIAENDSNFAADDPKKGKEQTAAIMIDHKTGAILGMIEGRSFQDEQMNYATQMVRQPGSTMKPIAAYLPALEEGLVQPASIIDDSPIILKDGGSNGFHIPKNANNRYQGLVTARRALNYSLNVPALKLFNEDVGIEKAWAFSKKLGITTIQQQDYQAQTGVLGGLQYGVTVEELTNAYGAIANNGVYNDSYMISKIVDSKGNIVYKHESEPVQAFSEQTAYLMTDMLRTVITEGTADKVRETYKYTKSAPVVGKTGSTQNYADVWFEGYTPDVTLGVWVGYKQPVNTLETKSQRKRAQQLWSQIMNEVVATDKELFVTDSFKKPSGIETRTVSAYSGKLPTSLTDKFVTDIFNSKFIPKDSDDGVAKAKYITYNGVNYIPRDETPSDMLKEKTVIKRKKPISDLIKELQNAFSRMSRHESLAYYLPEDADADMPTQVDPRSDNGKAPDAPGNVRISVANGKAVITFNATPENDVVGYRLYRSVNGAGFQNQGQVVLTGESRSFTAYAQGGNFTFYVTAVDVAGKESAPSATVSSAGVSDPLPDEEVKEPINVPGTIVEPEENENTDAATTVPGTPGQVSVAALTQGLRIQWASNPESDGVQSYAVYYSETGSAPYTKIGTTSGTSMDYGVPASASGWFKVSAINSVGESEPSVAVPYQP